One Gadus morhua chromosome 1, gadMor3.0, whole genome shotgun sequence DNA segment encodes these proteins:
- the LOC115549681 gene encoding adenosine receptor A1-like, whose product MPEPFSPAQLLYIGMEVAIAVTSVVGNVMVVWAVKINRSLRDTTFCFIVSLALADIAVGALVIPLAITISIGLQTHFYSCLLVACTVLVLTQSSILALLAIAVDRYLRVKIPTSYRRVVTPRRAGLAVVLCWTVAFIVGLTPMLGWNNLSGLRENGSISPDLVITCQFENVISMDYMVYFNFFGWVLPPLLLMLVIYAEIFYMIHKHLNKKKGAGGHSDPHKYYDKELNLAKSLALVLFLFAVSWLPLHILNCITLFCPHCQTPMFLLYIAILLTHGNSAVNPIVYAFRIKKFRTAFQKIWEQYFCCKDVSALEMQASERKEMPEPDPRQAAAPPPPLLLKDMPNNGPPKPQSPTPRHPLELGPKQALSILEQNSV is encoded by the exons ATGCCAGAGCCATTCTCCCCAGCCCAGTTGCTCTACATCGGAATGGAGGTGGCTATCGCAGTCACTTCTGTTGTGGGGAACGTGATGGTGGTGTGGGCGGTGAAAATTAATAGATCGTTGCGAGATACCACGTTTTGTTTTATCGTGTCTCTGGCTCTGGCGGACATCGCGGTGGGCGCCCTCGTTATACCTTTAGCTATAACCATCAGCATCGGACTCCAAACCCACTTTTACAGCTGCTTGCTCGTGGCGTGCACGGTGCTCGTGCTCACCCAAAGTTCAATCCTTGCCCTCCTGGCCATAGCGGTCGACCGCTACCTCAGGGTCAAGATCCCAACCAG CTACCGCAGGGTGGTGACCCCTCGGCGGGCCGGCCTGGCTGTGGTCCTCTGCTGGACGGTGGCTTTCATCGTGGGCCTGACGCCCATGCTGGGCTGGAACAACCTCTCGGGCCTCCGGGAGAACGGCTCCATCAGCCCCGACCTGGTCATCACCTGCCAGTTCGAGAACGTCATCAGCATGGACTACATGGTCTACTTCAACTTCTTCGGCTGGGTCCTGCCCCCGCTGCTGCTCATGCTGGTCATCTACGCCGAGATCTTCTACATGATCCACAAGCACCTGAACAAGAAGAAGGGCGCCGGCGGCCACTCGGACCCCCACAAGTACTACGACAAGGAGCTCAACCTAGCCAAGTCGCTGGCCCTGGTGCTCTTCCTCTTCGCCGTCAGCTGGCTGCCGCTCCACATCCTCAACTGCATCACGCTGTTCTGCCCCCACTGCCAGACGCCGATGTTCCTCCTCTACATCGCCATCCTCCTCACGCACGGCAACTCCGCCGTCAACCCCATCGTCTACGCCTTCCGCATCAAGAAGTTCCGCACCGCCTTCCAGAAGATCTGGGAGCAGTACTTCTGCTGCAAGGATGTGTCGGCGCTGGAGATGCAGGCCAGCGAGAGGAAGGAGATGCCGGAGCCAGACCCGAGGCAGGCGGCCGCGCCCCCGCCACCCCTCCTGCTCAAGGACATGCCAAACAACGGTCCCCCGAAACCACAGTCGCCAACCCCCCGACACCCGCTGGAGCTGGGCCCTAAGCAAGCACTGTCCATACTGGAGCAGAACTCTGTGTAA